From a single Sediminibacterium sp. KACHI17 genomic region:
- the dapB gene encoding 4-hydroxy-tetrahydrodipicolinate reductase, producing MNIILVGYGKMGKAIEEIAVKKGHTISLKVDINNADELNATNAAKADVAIEFTGPHSAFDNVMKCLELGLPVVCGSTGWLDRYEEAKQYCEAKNGTLVYASNYSIGVNLFFEVNKQLAKLMSQHPDYNVFMEEIHHTQKKDAPSGTAITLAEQIMASMPQKQKWVNELSTDPSVLSIVSERIDPAPGTHKVKYTSAIDDIEIIHTAHNRAGFAGGAVLAAEYASKHKGIWSMKDVLGL from the coding sequence ATGAATATCATTCTCGTAGGATATGGTAAAATGGGTAAAGCCATTGAAGAAATTGCAGTGAAGAAGGGACATACCATCTCCCTTAAGGTAGATATCAATAACGCAGATGAATTGAATGCGACCAATGCAGCAAAAGCAGATGTCGCCATTGAATTTACAGGTCCACATAGTGCTTTTGACAATGTCATGAAATGTCTTGAATTGGGTTTGCCTGTTGTGTGCGGCTCAACCGGTTGGCTCGACCGATATGAAGAAGCAAAACAATATTGCGAAGCAAAAAATGGAACCTTGGTATATGCAAGCAACTATAGTATCGGTGTGAACCTTTTTTTTGAAGTGAATAAGCAACTGGCCAAATTGATGAGTCAACATCCGGATTACAATGTCTTCATGGAAGAGATCCATCATACACAGAAAAAAGATGCTCCTAGTGGAACAGCTATCACATTGGCTGAACAAATAATGGCATCAATGCCCCAAAAGCAAAAATGGGTGAATGAATTATCAACTGATCCTTCCGTTTTATCCATTGTTTCCGAACGAATAGATCCGGCACCCGGAACACATAAGGTAAAATATACTTCTGCTATCGATGATATTGAAATCATCCATACTGCCCATAACCGGGCTGGCTTTGCCGGAGGCGCTGTTCTAGCTGCAGAATATGCATCAAAACATAAAGGCATTTGGAGTATGAAAGATGTATTAGGGCTGTAA
- a CDS encoding NAD-dependent epimerase/dehydratase family protein codes for MSPQKEKILVIGASGQIGVELTLALRKLYGNNNVIASDLREQNPLLEGTGPYVSMDVMNKEMLHVQVIRQNITQIYLLAAILSATGEKNPNLAWHLNMQGLLNVLDIAREEKLTKVYWPSSIAVFGPTSPKQNCPQQTIIEPTTVYGISKYAGEFWCNYYFQRYGVDVRSIRYPGLISYKSAPGGGTTDYAVEIYHEALEHKKYQCFLKEDTYLPMMYMPDAIRATLELMEAPAEKISVRTSYNLSGMSFSPKEIGAEIIKHIPEFKMSYAPDYRQQIADSWPQSIDDSVATHDWGWKPEFDLAKMTDDMLKNLKK; via the coding sequence ATGTCTCCGCAAAAAGAAAAAATTCTCGTTATTGGGGCTTCGGGTCAGATCGGAGTTGAACTAACATTGGCGTTGCGTAAACTCTATGGGAATAACAATGTCATCGCTTCAGATCTTCGTGAACAAAATCCATTGTTAGAAGGTACTGGTCCGTACGTGAGTATGGATGTGATGAATAAAGAGATGTTACATGTGCAGGTGATTCGTCAAAATATTACACAGATCTATTTATTGGCGGCGATATTATCTGCGACAGGAGAAAAGAATCCGAACCTGGCATGGCATCTGAATATGCAGGGCTTATTAAATGTACTGGACATTGCACGGGAAGAAAAATTGACCAAAGTGTATTGGCCTAGTAGTATTGCAGTATTTGGTCCTACTTCTCCCAAACAAAATTGTCCGCAGCAAACCATTATAGAGCCTACTACTGTATATGGTATCAGTAAGTATGCCGGTGAGTTTTGGTGTAACTATTATTTCCAGCGATATGGAGTAGATGTTCGCAGTATTCGATACCCGGGTTTGATCAGTTATAAATCTGCTCCGGGTGGAGGTACCACTGATTATGCGGTAGAAATTTATCATGAGGCATTGGAGCACAAAAAATACCAATGCTTTCTTAAAGAAGATACTTATTTGCCCATGATGTATATGCCTGATGCGATCAGGGCTACACTTGAATTAATGGAAGCGCCTGCAGAAAAAATATCAGTTAGGACTTCTTATAATTTATCAGGTATGAGTTTTTCACCCAAAGAAATCGGTGCTGAAATCATTAAACATATTCCTGAGTTTAAGATGAGTTATGCGCCTGATTATAGACAACAGATCGCAGATAGTTGGCCTCAAAGTATTGATGATAGTGTTGCTACCCATGATTGGGGATGGAAGCCGGAGTTTGATTTGGCGAAAATGACCGATGATATGCTAAAAAATCTGAAGAAATAA
- a CDS encoding PspC domain-containing protein: protein MQKIREFLEVRAFGVCTAIGEKLGIASSRIRMWFIYISFLTMGSPVIIYMILAFWINIKNYILAGRRNPLRNW from the coding sequence ATGCAAAAGATCAGAGAATTTCTTGAAGTAAGGGCGTTTGGTGTTTGTACCGCTATTGGAGAAAAACTAGGTATCGCCAGCTCTCGTATCAGGATGTGGTTTATTTACATCTCTTTCTTGACCATGGGATCTCCGGTAATCATCTACATGATCCTTGCTTTTTGGATCAATATCAAGAATTATATCCTTGCCGGAAGAAGAAATCCGTTGCGCAATTGGTGA
- a CDS encoding DUF5683 domain-containing protein, producing the protein MSVFRLFILSLLTCFTVSTLSAQSDKEQLANTQLIGRDTSVVIKDSTQKKNVAKKHIPRIATNRSWLIPGWGQAYNKQYWKIPVVYGILAIPSVAFVYNNNMYKKTKFAYEALFKAQLPQPDSTDYRLIDPQLRGLSISSVQSYRNAFRRDRDYSILWFVLAWGLQVADATVFAHLKEFDVSDDLTMQISPTFNPQTRTPGFGLVMSLKNPDKKPRQVR; encoded by the coding sequence ATGAGTGTATTTCGATTATTCATACTATCATTATTGACTTGTTTTACTGTATCGACTCTTTCAGCACAGTCTGATAAAGAGCAACTCGCGAATACCCAATTGATAGGCCGGGATACCAGCGTTGTCATAAAAGACAGCACACAGAAAAAAAATGTCGCGAAAAAACATATTCCTAGAATAGCGACCAACCGCTCTTGGTTAATACCGGGCTGGGGTCAAGCATACAATAAACAATACTGGAAAATACCGGTAGTATATGGCATATTAGCCATACCAAGCGTAGCTTTTGTGTACAACAACAATATGTACAAAAAAACAAAGTTTGCATATGAAGCTTTGTTCAAAGCTCAACTCCCCCAACCCGATAGTACAGATTACAGATTAATCGATCCCCAACTTCGCGGACTAAGTATCTCTTCCGTACAGAGTTATCGGAATGCTTTTCGTCGTGACAGGGATTATTCGATTCTTTGGTTTGTATTGGCCTGGGGTCTACAGGTTGCAGATGCAACGGTATTCGCCCATTTGAAAGAATTCGACGTGAGCGATGACCTGACCATGCAAATCAGCCCTACATTTAACCCACAAACAAGAACACCGGGTTTTGGATTGGTCATGAGCCTGAAAAATCCTGATAAAAAACCAAGGCAGGTTCGTTAA
- the kdsA gene encoding 3-deoxy-8-phosphooctulonate synthase codes for MIPAYLSELFKPQQYDANNFFLIAGPCVVESEELVMEIGEKVSGICRNLGIPYVFKASYRKANRTSASSFTGIGDDNGLSLIKKVGDTYQLPTTSDIHAHDEAAMAAPYIDILQIPAFLCRQTDLLLAAADTGKIVNVKKGQFLSGPSMKFAVDKIKLAGNDKVMLTERGTTFGYQDLVVDYRNIPWMQEHGCPVIMDCTHSLQQPNQTTGVTGGNPQLIGTIAKAAIAAGADGLFIETHPNPAIAKSDGANMLQLDRLEPLLQELVRLRKAIV; via the coding sequence ATGATCCCAGCTTATCTCTCAGAACTTTTCAAGCCACAACAGTACGATGCCAATAACTTTTTTCTGATCGCAGGTCCATGTGTGGTTGAGAGTGAGGAATTGGTGATGGAAATAGGTGAAAAGGTATCGGGTATTTGTAGAAATCTGGGCATCCCTTATGTTTTTAAAGCCAGTTATAGAAAGGCAAATAGAACCAGTGCCAGTTCATTCACCGGTATTGGTGATGACAATGGTTTATCACTGATCAAAAAAGTGGGTGATACTTATCAGTTGCCTACCACTTCTGATATTCATGCGCATGATGAAGCTGCTATGGCTGCTCCATATATTGATATCCTGCAGATACCTGCTTTCTTATGCAGACAAACAGATTTGCTGTTAGCTGCAGCAGATACTGGAAAGATCGTGAACGTTAAGAAGGGACAGTTTCTCAGTGGACCGTCCATGAAATTTGCAGTAGATAAGATCAAACTAGCAGGTAATGATAAGGTCATGCTAACAGAACGCGGAACTACTTTTGGTTATCAGGATCTGGTGGTTGACTATAGAAATATTCCCTGGATGCAAGAACACGGTTGCCCTGTGATCATGGACTGTACACATTCTTTACAACAACCGAACCAAACAACGGGAGTAACGGGCGGAAATCCTCAACTAATTGGAACCATTGCAAAAGCTGCTATTGCAGCCGGAGCAGATGGTCTCTTCATAGAAACACATCCAAATCCTGCCATAGCGAAGAGTGACGGAGCCAATATGTTACAACTCGATCGCTTAGAACCTTTGTTACAGGAATTGGTTCGCCTAAGAAAAGCAATAGTATAG
- a CDS encoding Rrf2 family transcriptional regulator, which produces MLSKKTQYAFKALTFMAERKKEGPILIAEIASKKKIPLKFLENILLELKKAGLLDSKKGKGGGYFFNVEPNKIPLATVMRLIEGPIALLPCVSLNFYEKCHDCNERKCGLNRVMIEVRDNTLKVLENKTVADLAVL; this is translated from the coding sequence ATGTTATCTAAAAAAACTCAATATGCGTTCAAAGCCCTTACCTTTATGGCAGAACGCAAAAAAGAAGGTCCGATTCTGATTGCAGAAATAGCTAGCAAAAAGAAGATCCCTTTAAAATTTCTTGAAAACATTTTGCTGGAACTTAAGAAGGCCGGTTTGTTGGACAGTAAGAAAGGTAAAGGTGGAGGATACTTTTTTAATGTAGAACCTAATAAAATCCCTCTCGCAACAGTAATGCGATTGATCGAAGGACCGATTGCCTTACTACCTTGTGTAAGTCTCAATTTCTATGAAAAATGTCACGACTGCAATGAGCGAAAATGCGGTCTGAATAGGGTGATGATTGAAGTGCGTGATAATACCCTGAAAGTATTGGAAAACAAAACTGTTGCCGATCTGGCAGTATTATAA